From the Anguilla anguilla isolate fAngAng1 chromosome 6, fAngAng1.pri, whole genome shotgun sequence genome, one window contains:
- the LOC118228930 gene encoding ras-related protein Rab-3B-like yields MAKADFGAGLKEVEPTFDCMFKLLIIGNSSVGKTSFLFRYADDSFSPAFVSTVGIDFKVKTVYRDTKRIKLQIWDTAGQERYRTITTAYYRGAMGFVLMYDITNEESFNAVQDWATQIKTYSLDSAQVILVGNKCDRQGERVVTLLRGKGLAQQLGFEYVETSAKENTNVRRVFDRLVDVILANMPQAGDADLPITSGAKATRLTDPPPEPPKNCAC; encoded by the exons ATGGCGAAGGCGGATTTTGGAGCGGGACTGAAGGAGGTCGAGCCCACCTTCGACTGCATGTTCAAGCTGCTGATCATCGGGAACAGCAGCGTGGGGAAGACTTCCTTCCTGTTCCGCTACGCGGACGACTCCTTCAGCCCCGCCTTCGTCAGCACCGTGGGCATCGACTTCAAGGTCAAGACCGTCTACCGGGACACCAAGAGGATCAAGCTCCAGATCTGG gacaccGCAGGGCAGGAGCGGTACCGGACCATCACCACGGCCTACTACAGAGGAGCCATGGGCTTCGTCCTCATGTATGACATCACCAACGAGGAGTCCTTCAACGCCGTGCAGGACTG ggcCACTCAAATAAAGACATACTCGTTGGACAGTGCTCAGGTGATCCTGGTTGGGAATAAGTGTGACCGACAGGGTGAGCGTGTAGTCACTCTGCTGAGAGGCAAGGGCCTGGCACAGCAGCTGG GGTTCGAGTACGTCGAGACGAGCGCCAAGGAGAACACAAACGTGCGCCGGGTGTTCGACCGGCTGGTGGACGTCATCCTCGCGAACATGCCACAGGCCGGAGACGCTGATCTGCCAATCACCAGCGGCGCCAAGGCAACACGACTCACAGACCCACCCCCAGAGCCGCCCAAGAACTGCGCCTGCTGA